One Panicum virgatum strain AP13 chromosome 9K, P.virgatum_v5, whole genome shotgun sequence genomic region harbors:
- the LOC120651351 gene encoding early nodulin-75-like isoform X1: protein MAGRMLLGVCAVLMAIAVANAAERQQVASVVVGLARCADCTRKNMKAETAFKGLQVAIKCKNSNGEYETRAVSELQSSGAFSVPLAADLHGADCHAQLHSAANAPCPGQEPSKIAPMSCGTFVAIPAKTHYPSADCASAFLCVPFKKHFLDHFHKKPVPEYHPVPEHKPAPEYHPVPEHKPAPEYHPTPEYHPPTPEYHPPTPEYHPPTPEYHSPTPPAYGKP from the exons ATGGCCGGAAGGATGCTCCTCGGCGTCTGTGCCGTGCTGATGGCGATAGCCGTCGCTAACGCAGCGGAGCGCCAGCAGGTGGCGTCGGTCGTCGTCGGCCTGGCCAGGTGCGCCGACTGCACCAGGAAGAACATGAAGGCCGAGACGGCTTTCAAAG GTCTTCAGGTGGCCATCAAGTGCAAGAACAGCAACGGCGAATACGAGACCAGGGCCGTCAGTGAGCTCCAAAGCTCCGGAGCCTTCAGCGTTCCCCTCGCTGCCGACCTCCACGGCGCCGACTGCCACGCTCAGCTCCACAGCGCCGCCAACGCGCCCTGCCCCGGCCAGGAGCCGTCCAAGATCGCGCCGATGTCATGCGGCACCTTCGTCGCCATCCCCGCCAAGACGCATTACCCGTCCGCGGACTGCGCGTCTGCGTTCCTATGCGTCCCGTTCAAGAAGCACTTCCTCGACCATTTCCACAAGAAGCCCGTGCCGGAGTACCACCCCGTGCCAGAGCACAAGCCAGCGCCGGAGTACCACCCCGTGCCTGAGCACAAGCCGGCGCCGGAGTACCACCCCACACCGGAATACCACCCTCCCACGCCAGAATACCATCCACCCACACCGGAGTACCACCCACCAACGCCCGAATACCACTCTCCCACTCCTCCGGCGTACGGGAAGCCATAA
- the LOC120651351 gene encoding early nodulin-75-like isoform X2 yields MAGRMLLGVCAVLMAIAVANAAERQQVASVVVGLARCADCTRKNMKAETAFKGLQVAIKCKNSNGEYETRAVSELQSSGAFSVPLAADLHGADCHAQLHSAANAPCPGQEPSKIAPMSCGTFVAIPAKTHYPSADCASAFLCVPFKKHFLDHFHKKPVPEYHPVPEHKPAPEYHPVPEHKPAPEYHPTPEYHPPTPEYHPPTPEYHPPTPEYHSPTPPAYGKP; encoded by the exons ATGGCCGGAAGGATGCTCCTCGGCGTCTGTGCCGTGCTGATGGCGATAGCCGTCGCTAACGCAGCGGAGCGCCAGCAGGTGGCGTCGGTCGTCGTCGGCCTGGCCAGGTGCGCCGACTGCACCAGGAAGAACATGAAGGCCGAGACGGCTTTCAAAG GTCTTCAGGTGGCCATCAAGTGCAAGAACAGCAACGGCGAATACGAGACCAGGGCCGTCAGTGAGCTCCAAAGCTCCGGAGCCTTCAGCGTTCCCCTCGCTGCCGACCTCCACGGCGCCGACTGCCACGCTCAGCTCCACAGCGCCGCCAACGCGCCCTGCCCCGGCCAGGAGCCGTCCAAGATCGCGCCGATGTCATGCGGCACCTTCGTCGCCATCCCCGCCAAGACGCATTACCCGTCCGCGGACTGCGCGTCTGCGTTCCTATGCGTCCCGTTCAAGAAGCACTTCCTCGACCATTTCCACAAGAAGCCCGTGCCGGAGTACCACCCCGTGCCAGAGCACAAGCCAGCGCCGGAGTACCACCCCGTGCCTGAGCACAAGCCGGCGCCGGAGTACCACCCCACACCGGAATACCACCCTCCCACGCCAGAATACCATCCACCCACACCGGAGTACCACCCACCAACGCCCGAATACCACTCTCCCACTCCTCCGGCGTACGGGAAGCCATA a